DNA from Stenotrophomonas acidaminiphila:
CGAATCCGGCAGCACGCCCGAGGCGACGCGGATGTCGTTGAACGGCCCCTGGTAGCGCTCGACCGCGGCGGTGATGTCCGGCATCGCGCCCGGACGGTTCAGCAGCCAGCGCACGAACGAACGCTGCAGCTTCCAGATCACTTCCAGGGCATCGACCTGCACGGCCTCGGGCAGGGTGCCGTCGAGCGCGTCGATCTGGGTCCACAGCGCGCGCGCGTCCAGCGTCTCGCGGCTGATGGTGTAGGCCTTGGCGACCTCGGCCACGCTGCGGCCGGTGTCTTCCTGCATGCGCATCAGGAAGGTGGCGCCCATGCGGTTGATGGTCTGGTTGGTCACCGCGGTGGCGATGATCTCGCGCTTCAGGCGGTGGCCGTTCATCGCGTCGGCGTACTTCTTCTGCAGCGGCTGCGGGAAGTAGCGCAGCAGCTCCTTGGACAGGTACGGGTCCTCCGGGATGTCCGATTCCAGCAGTTGCTGGAAGGCGACGATCTTGGAGTAGGACAGCAGCACCGCCAGCTCCGGACGGGTCAGGCCCTGGCCACGCACCTTGCGCGCGGACAGTTCGGCATCGGACGGCAGGAACTCGATCTGGCGATCGAGCAGGCCCTGCTGCTCCAGCGTGCGGATGAAGTGCTGCTTGGAACCCAGGCGCTTGACGCTCATCCGCTCCATCAGGCTGATTGCCTGGTTCTGGCGGTAGTTGTCCATCAGCACCAGCCCGGCGACTTCGTCGGTCATCGACGCCAGCAGCTTGTTGCGCTGTTCGACGGTGAGCTTCTTGGCGCGCACCACGTCGTTGAGCAGGATCTTGATGTTGACCTCGTGGTCGGAGGTATCAACGCCGGCGGAGTTGTCGATGAAGTCGGTGTTGAGCAGCACGCCGTTGTGCGCGGCCTCGATGCGGCCGAGCTGGGTCATGCCCAGGTTGCCGCCCTCGCCCACGATCTTGCAGCGCAGCTCGCCACCGTTGACGCGCAGACCGTTGTTGGCGCGGTCGCCGACATCGGCGTTGCTCTCGCTGGCCGACTTCACGTAGGTGCCGATGCCGCCGTTCCACACCAGGTCCACCGGCGCCTTGAGCGCGGCGTTGATCAGCTCGGTCGGGGTCATCGACTTGATGCCGGCGTCGATGCCCAGCGCCTCGCGCACCTGCGGGGTGATCTCGATCGACTTGAGCGAGCGCGGATACACGCCGCCGCCCTTGCTGATCAGCTTGGCGTCATAGTCCGCCCAGCTCGAACGCGGCACCTTGAACATGCGCGCGCGCTCCTTGAAGGAGGTCGCGGCCACCGGGTTCGGGTCGAGGAAGATGTGGCGGTGGTCGAACGCGCACACCAGGCGGATGTGCTCGGACAGCAGCATGCCGTTGCCGAACACGTCGCCGGACATGTCGCCGATGCCGACCACGGTGAAGTCCTGCTTCTGGCAATCGCGGCCCAGCGCGCGGAAGTGGCGCTTGACCGACTCCCACGCACCACGCGCGGTGATGCCCATGCCCTTGTGGTCGTAACCCACCGAGCCACCCGAGGCGAAGGCGTCGTCCAGCCAGAAGCCATGCGCGCGTGCGATGCCGTTGGCGGTGTCGGAGAACGTCGCGGTGCCCTTGTCGGCGGCGACCACCAGGTACGGGTCGTCCTGGTCGTGGCGCACCACGCCCTGCGGCGGCACGATCTTGTTGCCGACGATGTTGTCGGTGATGTCCAGCAGGCCGTTGATGAAGCGCTTGTAGCAGGCCACGCCCTCGGCGAACCAGGCGTCACGGTCCAGCGCCGGGTCCGGCAGCTGCTTGGCGTAGAAACCGCCCTTGGAGCCGACCGGCACGATCACCGTGTTCTTCACCATCTGCGCCTTGACCAGGCCCAGCACCTCGGTGCGGAAATCCTCGCGGCGGTCGGACCAGCGCAGGCCGCCACGGGCCACCGGGCCGAAGCGCAGGTGGGTGCCCTCCACGCGCGGGCCGCACACGAAGATCTCGCGGTACGGGCGCGGCTTGGGCAGGTCCGGCACCTTGGCGGCGTCGAACTTGAAGCTGATGTAGTCGGCCGGGCCGCCGTCGGCACGCAGGCCGTCCTTGCGCGGCATGTAGTAGCTGGTGCGCAGCGTGGCCTGGATCACGCCGATGAAGCTGCGCAGGATGCGGTCCTCGTCCAGGCTGGACACGCCGTCCAGCAGCTTGACCAGGGTGTCATGCACCAGTGCCATGCGCGCATCGCGGTTGCCGCCACGCGCCTTGACCACGCCCTCGAGCAGCTTGATGGTGGCGGCATCGCCGCCGGCCAGCGCCTTGAACTGCGCCAGCTGCGCGTCGGCGGTGGCCTTGTCGGCGGCCGGTGCCGGGTCGAAGCGGGCTTCGAACAGCTCCACGATCAGCCGCGCCAGCAGCGGGTAGCGGTTGAAGGTGCCTTCGACGTAGGCCTGCGAGAACGGCACGCCGATCTGCAGCAGGTACTTGCAGTAGCCGCGCAGCATCGACACCTGGCGCCAGTCCAGGCCGGTGGCCAGCACCAGGCGGTTGAAGCCGTCGTTCTCGGCCTCGCCGTGCCACACCCGGGCAAAGGCCTCGGCGAAGGCGGCGCTGGCGGCGGCCGCGTCGATCGCGCCGACGGTCGATTCGACCTCGAAGTCCTGCACGTAGACCGGCGCGTCATCCACCATCAGCCGGTACGGGCGCTCGGCGATCACGCGCAGGCCCATGTTCTCCATCATCGGCAGCACGTCGGACAGCGGGATGTCCTTGAGCTGGCGGTACAGCTTCATGCGCAGGCCGTCGCCGCCGTCACGGTGGATGGCCTGCAGGCTCAGGCGCAGGTCGTCCGGGCCGGTGAGCGCATCGAGCTGGGCCACGTCGGCGGCGGCGATCTCGGCGCTGGAGTCCTCGATGTAGCCGGCCGGCAGCGCCTTGCCGATGCGCGAGGCGATGCGCAGGCCCTCGCCTTCGCCGTGGCGCGCGACCAGCGCCTCGCGCAGGTCGTCCTGCCAGTTGCGCAGCACGTGGGCCAGGCGCTTCTCCAGGCCCTCGGTGTCCAGATCCAGGCTCTGCCCGGCCTTGGGGCGCACGATCAGGTGCACCTG
Protein-coding regions in this window:
- a CDS encoding glutamate dehydrogenase, translated to MKSQNNAAKSAKTKSQPAAKQSVSEAGLSLEPVFAALRKRYPAAAQAQAIAFASAFYKRMEADEFGAHRAEDWAALAAGMLEFARVRKPGKANVRVFNPGLKTDGWETAHTVLQIVNDDMPFLVDTVSLALADMGVGVHVLGHPVIALGRDKSGKLTSVGDGPLESVMLLEIDRQPAEAMDAVAKRVGEALEDVRAIVKDWEPMRDKALALAEDLGQRTLPVSDESRHEAQEFLRWAADNHFTFFGYREYKVEKQGREDVLAAQNGTGLGLMRGKDTSVARPVKGLAAQGLNTTSGLTDALILTKTNARSRIHRGGYMDYIGVLEFDAKGRIVGEQRFLGLFTSSAYNRRPWEIPLVRQRYENVMKRSGLSPSSHSGKALRHILESLPREELFQSSEDELFRTAMGVLGLQERVRSRLFLRRDKFSRFISALVFLPRERFNTDVRLRIEGLLREALQGEYVDSSVVLGDSPLAQVHLIVRPKAGQSLDLDTEGLEKRLAHVLRNWQDDLREALVARHGEGEGLRIASRIGKALPAGYIEDSSAEIAAADVAQLDALTGPDDLRLSLQAIHRDGGDGLRMKLYRQLKDIPLSDVLPMMENMGLRVIAERPYRLMVDDAPVYVQDFEVESTVGAIDAAAASAAFAEAFARVWHGEAENDGFNRLVLATGLDWRQVSMLRGYCKYLLQIGVPFSQAYVEGTFNRYPLLARLIVELFEARFDPAPAADKATADAQLAQFKALAGGDAATIKLLEGVVKARGGNRDARMALVHDTLVKLLDGVSSLDEDRILRSFIGVIQATLRTSYYMPRKDGLRADGGPADYISFKFDAAKVPDLPKPRPYREIFVCGPRVEGTHLRFGPVARGGLRWSDRREDFRTEVLGLVKAQMVKNTVIVPVGSKGGFYAKQLPDPALDRDAWFAEGVACYKRFINGLLDITDNIVGNKIVPPQGVVRHDQDDPYLVVAADKGTATFSDTANGIARAHGFWLDDAFASGGSVGYDHKGMGITARGAWESVKRHFRALGRDCQKQDFTVVGIGDMSGDVFGNGMLLSEHIRLVCAFDHRHIFLDPNPVAATSFKERARMFKVPRSSWADYDAKLISKGGGVYPRSLKSIEITPQVREALGIDAGIKSMTPTELINAALKAPVDLVWNGGIGTYVKSASESNADVGDRANNGLRVNGGELRCKIVGEGGNLGMTQLGRIEAAHNGVLLNTDFIDNSAGVDTSDHEVNIKILLNDVVRAKKLTVEQRNKLLASMTDEVAGLVLMDNYRQNQAISLMERMSVKRLGSKQHFIRTLEQQGLLDRQIEFLPSDAELSARKVRGQGLTRPELAVLLSYSKIVAFQQLLESDIPEDPYLSKELLRYFPQPLQKKYADAMNGHRLKREIIATAVTNQTINRMGATFLMRMQEDTGRSVAEVAKAYTISRETLDARALWTQIDALDGTLPEAVQVDALEVIWKLQRSFVRWLLNRPGAMPDITAAVERYQGPFNDIRVASGVLPDSQRPAYEASVRQWKEKGLPAALAQQLSELQFLEPAFDIIELARTRKLKPVDVSKVHFRLGEALQMPWLFEQIDALEVNGRWHAVARGVLRDELAAHQRNLAGQVLSMKGGSAEAKVAAWLGRDDSSLRFTLAMLAELAEQKTLDYPTVSVAVQRLGQLAAHGV